The genomic stretch GCCTTTACCTCTTATATCGCCCACATTCTCAATTTCCTTGAGCTTGGTCATTATATAGTTACCTTTTTGCTTAACTGCTTCTCCAAAGTCCTCTGCCGTAACTCGTGATATAACCTCTAAAGCGCCTGCACAACAAATGGTATTTGCACCGAAGGTAGAGCCGTGGTCACCCTTGCACATAATATCCTTTAATTCTTCGTTACATAAAAAGGCACCGAAAGGAAGACCGCCGCCCAAGCCCTTTGCCATTGTTACTATGGACGGATTAAAGCCATATTGCTCACTGCACAAAAAGCTTCCTGTTCTCATAACACCGGTTTGTACCTCATCTGCTATTATGAGAATATTTTTCTCTTTACAAAAGCTTTCTAACTCTTTTGCAAAGCCTTCTTCAAGGGGTAATACTCCGCCCTCGCCCTGTATACATTCAACCATAACTGCACATACAGAATCATTATATACACTTTTTAATGACTCCATATTCGCCTGAGCATATAAAAAACCTTCGGGGAAAGGACCGAAATTCTTATGGAAGGTATCCTGTCCTGTAGCTGTTAGAGTTGCTATTGTTCTTCCGTGAAAGGAATTTTTAAGAGTAATTATAGTTGTTCTGCCTGTCTGTGCTCCATATTTACGGGCAAGCTTTATTGCTCCTTCATTTGCTTCGGCACCGCTGTTACAGAAGAAAACTCTTGACATTGAGGTTAGCTGTGTAAGCTTCTGAGCAAGCTCTGCCATAACGGGATTATAATATAAGTTAGAAATATGTCCCATTTGAGAAGCTTGCTTGGAAACAGCATTTACCCAGCCTTCGTCACAGTGTCCCAAGCAGGTAACTCCTATTCCGCTGCCGAAATCCAAATATTCTTTACCGTTTTCGTCCCAAAGCTTTGTTCCCTTACCTTTGCAAAAGCTGACATTAAAACGGCCGTATGTATTCATTATATAATTATTGTCTTTTTCAAAAGTAGTCATTATTTATAGCCCCTTGTTTAACGCCTTATCATAGTTCCGATACCTTTATCGGAAAGAATTTCAATTAAGATTGAATGTTCAAGTCTGCCGTCGATTATTACTGCTTTTTTAACACCGTCTCTTACAGCATCTATACAGCAATCAACTTTAGGAATCATTCCGCCTTTTATAACATCGTCTGCAATAAGAGATTTAAGCTCTGAAATTCTTACCTCTTCAATGAGAGAGCTTTCATCGTTAGGGTCACGCATAAGACCTTTTATATCTGTTAAAAGAATAAGATTTTCTGCACCTATTGCAGATGCAATTTTAGCCGCTGCAGTATCGGCATTGATATTATATGCCTGACCGTTTTTATCTGCCGCTACGGTTGCTATAATGGGAATATAATCATTTTCAAGTAAATCATTTATAGTCTTTGCATTTGCGCTTACAAGCTCACCTACAAGACCGTAATCGTTTATTCCGTCATCAAGCTTTTCAGCCACAAGCAAGCCGTTATCAAGACCGCAAAGACCTATTCCCTTGCCCCCTGCTTTTTTTATAAGCTCTGATAAATCCTTATTTACTTTGCCGCACAATACCATCTGAACAATTTCCATTGTTTCTTCATCGGTATAGCGAAGTCCGTTTACAAAACGGCTTTCCTTACCTATCTTTTTAAGCATATCGGAAATTTCAGGACCTCCGCCGTGCACAAGAACAACACGTATTCCTACGCAGGTAAGAAGAACGATATCCGATATAACAGAATTTTTCAGCTGTTCATTTATCATAGCGTTGCCGCCGTATTTTATTACTATTGTTTTGCCCCTGTATTTTTGAATATTAGGAAGCGCTTGTGCCAATATTTGAGCTTGATATGAATAATCCATTTTTATTTCCTTTCTGATATCAAGTACGATAATCTCCGTTTATTTTTACATAATCATAGGTAAGGTCACAGCCCCATGCTTTAGCCTGGCAATCACCTTCGTTTAAATTAACGGATATTATTATTTCCTTTTCAAGCAAAATTTCTTTTGCCTTATCTTCGTCAAAATCTACGCCTGAGCCGTTTTTACAAACTAAGATTTCACCTTTTTCAGATATAAATGAAACATCTGTTTTTGTAATATCAGTATCAAAGGGTGCATAGCCTATTGCACAAAGTACACGGCCCCAGTTTGCATCTGCGCCGAACATAGCTGCTTTTACAAGACTTGAAGATATAACTGACTTTGCAGCAATTTTTGCATCCTTTACATCCTTAGCGCCAATTACGCTGCACTCTAAAAGCTTTGTAGCGCCTTCGCCGTCTGCCGCCATTTTCTTTGCAAGGTTAATACATACAAATTTTAAAGCATCTGCAAAAATTTCAAAATCTTCATTTTCTGTATCTATAAGCAAATTGCCCGCACAAGCATTTGCCATAACGCTTACCATATCGTTAGTTGAAGTATCTCCGTCAACGCTTATCATATTGAAGCTGTCGCCAACTGCTCTTTTTAAAGCCTTTTGAAGCATTTTTGAGCTGATTGCACAGTCGCTTGTAATAAAGCAAAGCATTGTTGCCATATTGGGATTTATCATTCCGCTTCCCTTGGCAATACCTCCTATTCTTACAGGCACGTCGTCAATCATAACCTCAACAGCGATTTCCTTTTCTTTTAAATCAGTTGTCATTATAGCTGTTGCCGCATCTATTCCCTTTTCTTCTGACATTTCTTCAATAAGCTTAGGAATACCGTCAATTATTGCCTGAGAATTTAAAGGCTGTCCTATAACACCTGTAGAAGCTATTATAATGTCTGACGGAAAGACATCAAGCTTATCAGCAAGAGCCTTACATATTTTTTTTGCAACCTCTACTCCGTCTGCATTACAGGTATTGGCATTTCCGCTGTTACAAATAACAACGTTTGCAACGCCGTCCTGTAAATTTTCCTGTGTTACCAAAATAGGAGCGCCTTTAACCTTATTCTGTGTATAACAAGCAGCTGCCTGACAAAGCTTTTTGGAATAGATAAGCGCTAAATCCTTTTTCTCTTTATTTTTGCGAATTCCGCAATATACTCCAGACGCTTGAAAGCCCTTTGGAGCTGTTACATTTCCTTGTATTATTTCCATTTAATTTAAACTCCTTTATAGAGAGATTTTTTCATCTAAGCCTAATGCAATATTCATATTTTGAACAGCAGCTCCTGAAGCTCCTTTTCCCAAATTATCAAGTCTGGAAACCACAAGAGTCTGACTTTCATTACCAAAAACAAATATATCAAGAAAGTTTGTACCGTTACACTCTGTAGCAGGTAAAAATCCGTTTTCGAGAGCCTCTTTTCCTCCAAAAGGCATAACCCGTACAAAATATTCGTTTTTATAATATTCTTTATAAAAGCCGTGAATTTCTTCAGCTGTCATTTTCTTATTTAAAAGCCTGTTTACAATGGGAATTGATACTAACATACCGTTATAAATTTTACTTACTATCGGAGTAAACACAGGCGCATTTTCAAGAGAGCAGACCTTACTCATTTCAGGCAAATGCTTATGTGTCAGATTAAGAGAATAAAATCTCGGACTGCACATACTTTCCTTTTGTCCGTTCTCATTATAATCCGCAATCATTGATTTTCCACCGCCGCTGTAGCCTGTTATTGAGCTTGCGGTAACAGGATAGTCTTTACCCATTATTCCCGACGCTGTCAATGGATATACTGCCGCACAAAAGCCCGATGCATGACAGCCGGGATTTGCTATTCTTTTTGAAGTTTTTATTTTATTTCTGAATTCAGGTGACAGCTCTGCAAAGCCGTATGCAAAGCTTTCATTTGTTCTGTGGGCAGTGCTTGCATCTATAATAATTGTATTTTCATTTTCACACAGAGCAACAGATGCCTTTGCCGCTTCGTCAGGTAAGCAAAGAATTGTTACATCTGACTTATTGATAGCTTCTTTTTTTGCACGTTCGTCTTTTCTCAGTTCGTCAGGTAATACTATCAGCTCTATATCATTTCTTTTTTCTAATCTTTGCAAAATCTGAAGGCCTGTTGTTCCCGCGCTTCCGTCCACAAATACTTTATACATTAAAATCACCCGTAATTATTTGCTTAAATTTCAAATTCTTCAATGAAATTTTCAAGATTTTCAATCTGTATTTTCTGAGCCTGCTGTGCAGGTCCGCCGTAAACTCCCCTGCCGTTTACACAAGTTTCAATGCTGATTGCCTCATAAATATCTTTTTCAAAAACAGGGCAAACAACTTTATACTCTTCAAGGGAAAGAGTTTCAAGATTTTTCTTATTTTGAATACAGTAAGCCACAAGGCTTCCTACAATTTTATAAGCATCTCTGAATGCCATACCGTGCTTAACAAGATAATCTGCACAGTCGGTGGCATTGATAAATCCGTCCTGAGCCGCTTTTTTAAGATTTTCTTTTTTTACTGTCATTGTATCAATCATCGGTGCAAATACTTCAAGACAAAGCTTTACTGTATCAACTGCATCGAAAATTGCTTCCTTATCCTCTTGCATATCCTTGTTGTATGACAGAGGCAAGCCCTTCATCATAGTTAAAAGAGTTATCAAAGAGCCGTAAACACGGCCTGTTTTTCCTCTTACAAGCTCGGGAATATCAGGATTTTTCTTCTGAGGCATAATTGATGAGCCTGTAGAATAAGCATCGTCAAGCTCGATAAAGGAAAATTCGTGACTACACCACAAAATAATCTCTTCGCTGAATCTTGAAAGATGCATCATAAGTATAGAAAGAGCAGAAGAAAGCTCAATAACAAAATCTCTGTCGGAAACACTGTCCATTGAGTTTTCCGTAACAGCTTCAAAGCCTAAAAGCTCACAAACACGCTGTCTGTTTATATCATATGTGGTAGTTGCGAGAGCACCGCTGCCCAAAGGCATCATACTTGTTCTTTTATAGCAGTCCTTAAGGCGCTCCAAATCACGTCTTAACATTTGAGCGTATGCCATTATAGCGTGAGAAAAGGTAACAGGCTGCGCTCTTTGCAAATGAGTATATCCGCTCATAACAGAATCGGTATTCTCTTTTGCTTTATTTATTATTGCTTTTTCAAGCTCGCAAACAAGCTTTGCAATTTCTTTTATTTCTTTTCTTAAATTCAAACGGATATCAAGAGCTACCTGGTCATTTCTGCTTCTTGCAGTGTGAAGCTTTTTGCCTGTATCTCCTATTTTTTGGGTAAGCAAAACCTCGATATTCATATGAATATCTTCGCTGTCTGCCGAAAGGCACGCTGTTGAATTTTCTATTTCCTGCTCAATTTCTTTTAAAGCTGTAACAATGGCATCCTTTTCTTCCGCAGTAATTATTCCGCACTCGCTGAGCATTGTAC from Oscillospiraceae bacterium encodes the following:
- a CDS encoding aspartate aminotransferase family protein, whose amino-acid sequence is MTTFEKDNNYIMNTYGRFNVSFCKGKGTKLWDENGKEYLDFGSGIGVTCLGHCDEGWVNAVSKQASQMGHISNLYYNPVMAELAQKLTQLTSMSRVFFCNSGAEANEGAIKLARKYGAQTGRTTIITLKNSFHGRTIATLTATGQDTFHKNFGPFPEGFLYAQANMESLKSVYNDSVCAVMVECIQGEGGVLPLEEGFAKELESFCKEKNILIIADEVQTGVMRTGSFLCSEQYGFNPSIVTMAKGLGGGLPFGAFLCNEELKDIMCKGDHGSTFGANTICCAGALEVISRVTAEDFGEAVKQKGNYIMTKLKEIENVGDIRGKGLMIGFDVKKGDSKEIVAKMIDKGLLCLTAKSAIRLLPALTVSYEEIDTALEIIKSTL
- the argB gene encoding acetylglutamate kinase → MKMDYSYQAQILAQALPNIQKYRGKTIVIKYGGNAMINEQLKNSVISDIVLLTCVGIRVVLVHGGGPEISDMLKKIGKESRFVNGLRYTDEETMEIVQMVLCGKVNKDLSELIKKAGGKGIGLCGLDNGLLVAEKLDDGINDYGLVGELVSANAKTINDLLENDYIPIIATVAADKNGQAYNINADTAAAKIASAIGAENLILLTDIKGLMRDPNDESSLIEEVRISELKSLIADDVIKGGMIPKVDCCIDAVRDGVKKAVIIDGRLEHSILIEILSDKGIGTMIRR
- the argJ gene encoding bifunctional glutamate N-acetyltransferase/amino-acid acetyltransferase ArgJ, which translates into the protein MEIIQGNVTAPKGFQASGVYCGIRKNKEKKDLALIYSKKLCQAAACYTQNKVKGAPILVTQENLQDGVANVVICNSGNANTCNADGVEVAKKICKALADKLDVFPSDIIIASTGVIGQPLNSQAIIDGIPKLIEEMSEEKGIDAATAIMTTDLKEKEIAVEVMIDDVPVRIGGIAKGSGMINPNMATMLCFITSDCAISSKMLQKALKRAVGDSFNMISVDGDTSTNDMVSVMANACAGNLLIDTENEDFEIFADALKFVCINLAKKMAADGEGATKLLECSVIGAKDVKDAKIAAKSVISSSLVKAAMFGADANWGRVLCAIGYAPFDTDITKTDVSFISEKGEILVCKNGSGVDFDEDKAKEILLEKEIIISVNLNEGDCQAKAWGCDLTYDYVKINGDYRT
- the argC gene encoding N-acetyl-gamma-glutamyl-phosphate reductase, with the translated sequence MYKVFVDGSAGTTGLQILQRLEKRNDIELIVLPDELRKDERAKKEAINKSDVTILCLPDEAAKASVALCENENTIIIDASTAHRTNESFAYGFAELSPEFRNKIKTSKRIANPGCHASGFCAAVYPLTASGIMGKDYPVTASSITGYSGGGKSMIADYNENGQKESMCSPRFYSLNLTHKHLPEMSKVCSLENAPVFTPIVSKIYNGMLVSIPIVNRLLNKKMTAEEIHGFYKEYYKNEYFVRVMPFGGKEALENGFLPATECNGTNFLDIFVFGNESQTLVVSRLDNLGKGASGAAVQNMNIALGLDEKISL
- the argH gene encoding argininosuccinate lyase, translated to MKLWAGRFLKQTDKKVNDFNSSIAFDARMYKEDIEGSIAHSTMLSECGIITAEEKDAIVTALKEIEQEIENSTACLSADSEDIHMNIEVLLTQKIGDTGKKLHTARSRNDQVALDIRLNLRKEIKEIAKLVCELEKAIINKAKENTDSVMSGYTHLQRAQPVTFSHAIMAYAQMLRRDLERLKDCYKRTSMMPLGSGALATTTYDINRQRVCELLGFEAVTENSMDSVSDRDFVIELSSALSILMMHLSRFSEEIILWCSHEFSFIELDDAYSTGSSIMPQKKNPDIPELVRGKTGRVYGSLITLLTMMKGLPLSYNKDMQEDKEAIFDAVDTVKLCLEVFAPMIDTMTVKKENLKKAAQDGFINATDCADYLVKHGMAFRDAYKIVGSLVAYCIQNKKNLETLSLEEYKVVCPVFEKDIYEAISIETCVNGRGVYGGPAQQAQKIQIENLENFIEEFEI